A genomic segment from Polyangium mundeleinium encodes:
- a CDS encoding alpha-amylase family glycosyl hydrolase translates to MNRARSSALILGLVVSGFATTGCMEFEDPPEVELKTNVVDWREEIIYQILVDRFADGDWGNNFSVYPSAPGKWHGGDWKGLEQRLDYLDELGVTTLWISPVVKNVYTDAGFDAYHGYWAQDLTQPAPQFGDLAALQSLVKAAHARNIKVILDIVTNHMGQLFFYDINGNGQADDPLNQSVPGTTDVFKENEYDPTYDVRGVQAETSLGESGLAPVIFAHDPASNHMPPFPEILQNPLAYNRKGRTYNFDDPDQLLRGDFPGGLKDVNTELCPIRDAMVDAYTRWIELTDIDGFRIDTVKHVENGFWRHFTQKVRRRLAAKGKTNFFMFGEAFDGRDQLVGSFTKNGNDAPPPADELAKDNQCVTDGVPLTADMLDSVFYFPQQFQVIRDVFRYRGPTSNIQKLWTDRAVNYGATPAQGGAVNAAGQGVSPQKLLVNFLDNHDVPRFLFTGAGMYPEDPIFGTPLALETRRKMLHNALLFLFTEEGIPCVYYGTEQDFQGGNDPGNREDLWTSGYERGAPTFQWIRRLSNLRRKYPALNKGDLQILWASDRTGPNDSDANVFAFERTGGDAGDSYAIVVINANIEKEGAPEFGGQPMQVGAAPGTVLVDVLNDGGPTYTVTNDGRLSIKLPPSSGAVLVPESQR, encoded by the coding sequence ATGAATCGAGCGCGTTCATCGGCCCTGATCCTCGGCCTCGTCGTCTCCGGTTTCGCGACGACCGGCTGCATGGAGTTCGAGGATCCGCCGGAGGTCGAGCTCAAGACGAACGTCGTCGATTGGCGCGAGGAGATCATCTACCAGATCCTCGTCGACCGTTTCGCCGACGGCGACTGGGGGAACAATTTCTCCGTCTATCCGTCGGCGCCCGGCAAGTGGCACGGCGGCGACTGGAAAGGGCTCGAGCAGCGGCTCGATTACCTCGACGAGCTCGGCGTCACGACGCTGTGGATCTCGCCCGTCGTGAAGAACGTCTACACGGACGCCGGATTCGACGCGTACCACGGCTACTGGGCACAGGACCTCACCCAGCCCGCCCCGCAATTTGGTGACCTCGCGGCGCTCCAGAGCCTCGTGAAGGCGGCGCATGCCCGCAACATCAAGGTCATCCTCGACATCGTCACGAACCACATGGGGCAGCTCTTCTTCTACGACATCAACGGCAATGGGCAGGCGGACGACCCGCTCAACCAATCCGTGCCCGGCACGACGGACGTCTTCAAGGAGAACGAGTACGACCCGACCTACGACGTCCGCGGCGTGCAGGCGGAGACCTCGCTCGGGGAATCGGGCCTCGCGCCGGTCATCTTCGCGCACGACCCGGCGTCGAACCACATGCCGCCGTTCCCGGAGATCCTGCAAAACCCGCTCGCCTACAACCGCAAGGGCCGCACGTACAATTTCGACGACCCGGATCAGCTCCTGCGCGGCGATTTCCCGGGCGGCTTGAAGGACGTCAACACGGAGCTCTGCCCGATCCGCGACGCGATGGTCGACGCGTACACGCGCTGGATCGAGCTCACGGACATCGACGGCTTCCGCATCGACACGGTCAAGCACGTCGAGAACGGCTTCTGGCGGCATTTCACGCAGAAAGTCCGCAGGCGCCTCGCGGCGAAGGGCAAGACGAACTTCTTCATGTTCGGCGAGGCGTTCGACGGGCGGGATCAGCTCGTCGGTTCGTTCACGAAAAACGGAAACGACGCCCCGCCCCCGGCCGACGAGCTCGCGAAGGACAACCAGTGCGTGACGGACGGCGTCCCGCTGACGGCGGACATGCTCGACAGCGTGTTTTACTTCCCGCAGCAATTCCAGGTCATCCGCGACGTGTTCCGGTACCGCGGGCCGACCTCGAACATCCAGAAGCTCTGGACCGACCGGGCCGTCAATTACGGCGCGACGCCGGCCCAGGGCGGCGCGGTGAACGCGGCGGGCCAGGGCGTCTCCCCGCAGAAGCTGCTCGTGAACTTCCTCGACAACCACGACGTGCCCCGCTTCCTCTTCACGGGCGCGGGCATGTACCCCGAGGATCCGATCTTCGGCACGCCGCTCGCGCTCGAGACGCGCCGGAAGATGCTGCACAACGCGCTGCTCTTCCTCTTCACCGAGGAGGGCATTCCCTGCGTGTATTACGGCACCGAGCAGGACTTCCAGGGCGGCAACGATCCCGGCAATCGCGAGGACCTCTGGACATCAGGCTACGAGAGGGGAGCGCCCACGTTCCAGTGGATTCGCCGCCTCTCGAACCTCCGGCGCAAATACCCCGCCTTGAACAAGGGGGACCTCCAGATCCTCTGGGCGAGCGATCGGACGGGCCCGAATGATTCCGACGCGAATGTCTTCGCGTTCGAGCGCACGGGCGGAGACGCGGGCGACTCCTATGCGATCGTCGTGATCAACGCGAACATCGAAAAGGAAGGCGCGCCCGAATTCGGCGGCCAGCCCATGCAGGTCGGCGCCGCGCCCGGCACGGTGCTCGTCGACGTCCTCAATGACGGCGGACCCACCTACACCGTCACGAACGACGGCCGCCTCTCGATCAAGCTGCCGCCTTCGAGCGGCGCCGTCCTCGTCCCCGAATCCCAGCGCTAG